The genomic interval GGCAGTGACGGACATcaaacgtccacctctaaaagttccctcaccgAATGGTATTTCACGAAATGGCTGTGAATGCTCAACCCGgtgtctgacacattgtttaaCGGTAGCTAATGTTTTGGCCAATATTGgccttttttaaataatctattcatggtggaggaatacatgaagggtgttctaaggcaaaatagtccccaaaacgTTTCGATTCCGCTTTACCACTAcgttaccatcatcaacatcgcatacaaaaactcagaagtcGCGTAGGTTCTCTGACGGTTTTAGAGAGACGACAAATTAGCTGTATATCTGTTCTagacatggcgacccctggttcctatcgccaccgcTATAAAGAAGTCTGAATCTCTGCAATGAGCCACGTCACACCAAGATTAGAAAAAGTGGTGGAGTTGCACTTTAAAACAGAACGCGGTGGGAATCTCATCCGCCGGACGTCACGCTAGTGGCGTCTTCTCTGATTGGATGAAAGACCCCAAGCTCCCCGCCCACTCGCGTCAGGATGTATAAAAGCCCGGATCAGCGCCTTCCCCCCCCCGGCAGAGCTGCTCGGGCTGGAGACGTGGAGGTGGTGGAGGCGATTGCTGCTGTGTGACTATGAATGGACGCATTTAAGGTTTTTATTCGCACGTAGTTTCGCTGTGACGCTTTTAAGATGCCTTTCCCGCCTATAAACTTGCACTCACGGATATCGTCGCCGGGGAAGGAGCTCTTCAGGAAGAAGAAGCCCAGCGCTGGCGTGGTGCCCCCGCCTCCTCAGCCTCTGCTCGGCCACAAGGCGAAGGCGGAGAAggaggagatggagagggagaagcTGTCCACGTCGTGGCCGGCGGCTAACCTGAAGCAGCTGGGAcgcaaacagcagcagcagcatcatcatcagcagcaACAGGCGGGTAAGGTCAGCGCAGAGGGCGCAGCTCCGCACCTGGAGACGGACACTAAGAGCTCGTGGGTGACCGTGGCGAAGCCGCTGGGCAGCTCGTGTGAGAGCGTGCCCCGGTCGAGCTCCGGCGAGTCGACGGCGGCGGCGCCCCGCAGCAGCAGACACTCCTCGCGGGCCTCGCTGGGCAGGGAGGGGGAGGAGGTGGAGCAGGAAGTGCGCTTCTCCCTCAGCCTCACGCCCGAAGCCGTCCTGGTCATCCAGAAGCGCAACCTGGAGAAGCAGATGCTGGCCAAGCAGCAGAAGTGCTGCGGGTCTGCGGACTTCAGGCACCGCCGGGTCTTCCCCTCCAAGAGGTCGCAGGGCGGCTCCAAGGGCTCCTCCGCGCCCGCGGCGAGGCCGGACTGTCCCGGCGACATCAGCGCCATCGTGAAGATCTCGCTGCTCAACGACCAGCACAAGTACGACGACGTGGAGTACGAGGAGGAGGACGGCGACGTGGACGAGACCGTCATGAGGAAGTGCAAAGAGTGGCTGAAAGGCGTGGAGAGCGCCGCCGCCTTCAGCAAAGTGGACAAGCTCTCGGCTCTGCCGCACCTCAAGGGCTGCTGATGCCGGTGATTCGCTGGGAAAAGACACTGTGAAGGACTCCCTTGAAGGGGGAACTCCACCGGGCTTTGAGGGTCTGCACAGCTCGgtggttgagatgtgaacagtCGGTTCAGGGTGAATTGGTTTATTGTACAGACTGGGATTTCTTTAGTGgttgtgatgggaaccaggggtccctGGTTTGTTCCCCCTCCACCGTGCACAGATCaccataaatgcattttaatcgATTTGGGCCCAAACGGTCATAAAACGACGTCGCCCATCAGGCCAAGTATTCATTACGCTTCATTACAGGTGGCcgtctggttcctgtcccctccactgtgaacagttctcaccaagtttatctagaacggatcATTTCACACcgacccactctgaatgactttgtttacatctagcGATTCAGCCTCGCAGAAGCTTTGAAA from Pygocentrus nattereri isolate fPygNat1 chromosome 5, fPygNat1.pri, whole genome shotgun sequence carries:
- the prr18 gene encoding proline-rich protein 18 encodes the protein MPFPPINLHSRISSPGKELFRKKKPSAGVVPPPPQPLLGHKAKAEKEEMEREKLSTSWPAANLKQLGRKQQQQHHHQQQQAGKVSAEGAAPHLETDTKSSWVTVAKPLGSSCESVPRSSSGESTAAAPRSSRHSSRASLGREGEEVEQEVRFSLSLTPEAVLVIQKRNLEKQMLAKQQKCCGSADFRHRRVFPSKRSQGGSKGSSAPAARPDCPGDISAIVKISLLNDQHKYDDVEYEEEDGDVDETVMRKCKEWLKGVESAAAFSKVDKLSALPHLKGC